ACGGAATTCTGGAGACGTGTCACGAAGGGAAAGGAGGAGGGATTTGGACGTTTCAAGTCGAGTCTTGAGTGAGCTGGCCAGCCGTGAGGCCGCGCTGGACGCGCAGATCGAAGCCGCCCGTGAGGAAGCCAGGCGGGAAGTCGAAGCGGCAGAAGCTGAAGCGGCCCGCATCCTCCGCGACGCGGAAACGCGCGCGCAGGCCCTGCAGGCCGAGCATGATCAGCAACTCGCCGCCGAGACTGCACGCATCCGTGAGGAAGCTCGCAGCAAGGCAGAAGGCGACGCGTATGCAACCCGTGAACGTGCCTCGGCGCGCATTCAGCAGGCTGCCGAGCACATCCTGAGGGCGGTGCTGCCGTGATCAACCCGATGCAGCAGGTCGTGATCGCCACGCGCAAGCGCGACAGCGAGTCGGTCATTGCGGCCCTGCAGGACGCCGGAGTGCTGCATCTCAAACCCATCACGGGCGGGCCGCTGAACACCGGCACGCTCGCCGGGCAGGATGCCCAGCACCGCCGCGAGGACGAGCGCCTGCTTGCCCGCGCGGACAGCACCATTGCCGAACTGGGTGCCTACCGCCCTGCCCCCGCTACCCTGCCGGCTCAAAGCGAGTGGGCGGACGTGGTGGAAGCCGCCGCCGGGCCGGTCTCGGCGCTGGCGCGGGACCGCCAGGAGTTGCAGGCGGACCTGGACACGGAACGCGCCTACGGGGATACCGTGCGTGCGCTCGCCCGTATGGTGGGCGGCCTCGGCCGCAGCCGCCGTGTGGCGCTGGTGCCTTTCCTGCTTTCTCCTACCGATAACGCTGGCGAACTCGACGCGGCCCTGCGCGAGACTCTGGGTGACCGTTACGCGGTATCCATGGAGAGCGTGGGTGCCAACCGCGTCGGTGTGGTGGCGACCCTGCGTGGCGAGCGCGACGCTGCCCGCGCCGCACTGAGCCGCGCCCGTCTGGGCGAACTGCGCCTGCCCGGCCGCTTCGACCAGCTTTCGCTGACCGACGCTGCGGCTGAGATGGACCAGATCGCGCGCACCGGCACCGACCGTCAGCGCCAGCTGAACGATCAGCGTGACCAGCTGGCCCAGACCCACGGCCCCGCCCTGTTTGCCGTGCGCGACGCCCTGAAAGACCGGGTTGCCGTCCACGACGTACGCGCCGTAAGTGCGCGCGGTAAGTACAGTCTGGCCATGCAGGGTTACGTCCCGGTGGACCGCGTGCCTGCACTGCAGGCGGCGCTGGGCAAGTTCGGCGACGCTGTCAGCTACGAGCTGCACCCGGTCGACGAGCACCACGACGACGCCGTGCCGGTCCAGCTCAAGAACAACAGCTACGTGCGCCCTTT
This DNA window, taken from Deinococcus malanensis, encodes the following:
- a CDS encoding V-type ATPase subunit subunit G family protein — translated: MDVSSRVLSELASREAALDAQIEAAREEARREVEAAEAEAARILRDAETRAQALQAEHDQQLAAETARIREEARSKAEGDAYATRERASARIQQAAEHILRAVLP